The DNA sequence ACGATGCGCTTCGCGCCGCGTTGAGACAGACCGGCCAGACGATCGAGTCGCTTGCCTCCCAGGTCGGAGTAGATCCGAAGACTGTCGGGCGGTGGCTGACCGAGGATCGCATTCCGCACCCCGCCCACCGGGCTACGGCCGCTGACGCTCTCGGGCGCGCAGTGTCGGACATCTGGCCGGACACTTCGAGACGCCGCGAGCCGGTATGGTTCCGCCCCTGGCAGGAGATCGAGCGGGAAGCGCAGTCACTTCGCTGGTATGAGTCCTTAGTGCTGCCCGGTCTTCTTCAGACCGAGGCGTACGCGCGTGCCGTGCTCGGCGGGGCGGGCCTGATCCCGCGTGCGGACGTTGAGCGGCATCTTGCCGCCCGCCTTGCCCGGCAGGGCATCCTTCGGCGTGATGATCCTCCGCTGTTTACGGCTGTCGTTGACGAAGCCGTTCTACGGCGGCCGGTCGGCGGCCGAGCGACCATGCGGGAACAACTCTTAGTGCTCGCCGAGGCGTGCGCCGAGCCGCATATTCGTGTTCACGTGGTGCCTTCGTCGGTCGGTGCGTACGCCGGACTGAACGGGCCCTTCGTGCTCGCTACCTGCCCGGACCACCGAATCGCCGGCTACCTCGACAACCAACTACAGGGTCAAGTGGTTAGCGCGCCGGACGAGGTGGCGGCGATACTGGCAGCGTGGGAGGCCGTCCGCGGCGAAGCCCTCTCGCACTGGCAGTCAGTTGACCTCATCACGGAAGTGGCAGAGACATGGACATGACCGGCGCGCACTGGCGCAAGAGCAGCCGCAGCAGCGGTAACGGCGGGGCCTGCGTCGAGGTCGCCGACAACCTTCCTGGCGTCGTCGGCGTGCGGGACTCCAAAGATCCTGCTGGGCCGGCGCTGGTCTTCGCACCGGAGTCCTGGCAGGTGTTCGTCGCCCAGGTTGCCGAGCGCGGCTGACCGAAACGGCCCCGAGAGCGCCCCGGACCCGTGCGGTCCGGGGCGCTCGGCCGTGTCAGGCGTCGGCGAGCGTCGGCATCCGCCGGGGCTGGCGGCGCGTTGTTGGCATCTTGTCGGCAGGCAGGTAGCGGCCATCTACCTGCCGCCCAGGGACACGAACGGGGCCCCCGCATCGGGGGCCCCGCCGTGTCACCGTCCCCCGCATCGGAGGTCGGTCAGGGTGGCGCCGAGAGGCGCCGGTTGCGGCCCCTCCGCCCGGTCCCGCGACGTGCCGCGCCGTTGCGGCTCGCCCGAGGGCCTGGCCGGACGGCCGTCAGATCAGATCGGACCCGACCGCTGGCTCGGCAAGCCGTGGCCGGCCTGCGCCGGCAGGGCCGTCGCCGTGCCACAGCCAACCTGCGTCGGCAGCGCCGGCCCCGCGCCACGGCCGGCCGGGGACGCCGGAACGGGAGCCAGCGGCACGGTCGCGGTCAGCACGCAGCCGTCACGCTCCAGCGTCGCCGGCCGGTCCAGCCGGCGCAGCGTCCGCAGCATCGGCGTGTTCTCGGCCTGCACGTGCAGCAGCACCGCGGCGCAACCGGCCCGGCCGGCGTGACCGAGCAGGCGACGCAGCAGCGCCGAGCCGAGGCCCCGCCGCTGCCAGTCGTCCCGGACCAGCAGCGCCGCCTCGGCCTCGTCGCCCTCGCCGAGCAGGTTGGCCATCGCCACGACCGGCTCCGCCGCCCCGCCGGAGCCCGCCGTGGCGAGCAGGGTCACCCCCCGCGCCGGTTCGAGCAGCCGCCGCAGCCGGGCCGGCGACGGGTGCGCCGCCCCGCTCAGGTAACGCCGCTGCCGGCTCCGCTCCGAACAGGCGGCGTGCAGCTCGCGTACGGCCGGCACGTCGTCGGCGGTGGCCGGCCGCACCGACACCTCGCCGCCGTCGGGCAGCACCAGCGTGACCCGGTGGCTGTCCCGGCGGTCCAGCGTCGCCGCCAGCTCGACCAGCGCCTGCGCCCGGGCGTACTCGGCCGGGGTGAAGCTCGGCTCCCGGCGGCGCATCTCGTAGGCGCCGCCCGCCGGGTCGACGAGCAGCATCGTGGTGCCGCCCACGCCGCCCGGCGCAGCGGTGGACGTCGGACGCCAGGTCACCACGTCGGCGCCCAGCAGCGTCCGCAGCGCCGCGCCGGCACCCTCCGGATCGCGGAGCAGCCGACCGGCCAGGCCGAGCACCCGGGTCGGCTCGTCGGCCAGCCCGCGCGCCTCGCTGCGCGCCACCCAGCAGTCCCGCCCCCGGCCCCGCTCGACCGCGGCCCGCAGGTCGGCCTCGGTGACCTGCTCGGGCGCGTCGACCAGGAAGTCGTCGACGGCGCCGACCTCGGTGGTGTGCACCTGCACGGTGAGGATGTTGACCCCGCGCAACGCGAGGCTCGCCGTGAGCACCGACAGGTAACCCGGCCGGTCGTCCACGGTGGCTCGGATCCGCCACAGCGCCATCGTCGTCTCCCTTCCTCACCACCGACCATGCCGGTCGCCTGTTGCGGGCCCGTTGCCCCGGGGTGACACCCCGCCACCGGGTCAGGTGATGGTGGTCACCGGCGGCGCGCCCACCAGGTCCAGCCGGTCGCCGAGGATCACCGCGCTGGCGCGGACGAGCTGGGCGAGCCGGTCCACCTCGGTGGCGTGGAACGCCGCCGCCGAGAGCGGCTCGCCGTGGTCACGGGAGACCACCAGCACCAGCCCGGCCCGGCCGAACGGCGCCACCGCGTAGTGGTGCCCCTCGGGGCTGGTCAACGCGCGGGCCCGCAGCGGGGTCACCTCGGGCAACCGGGGCGGCGTCGGGGTACGCCAGCTCGCGTGCCCGACCGTCGCCGTGCCGGCCCCACCGGGACGCGAGGCCCAGTCCAGCGGCACGACCGCGGCCACCGCCCAGTCCGCGGCGAGCAGCCCGGGCACGGCGTCGACGAGCGTGGCCACGCCGTCGGTCGGGTTCGCCGCCACCTGGGCCAGCAGCTCCGCGTCCTGACCCGTGGTGGTCGGCGTGCCGATCGCCCGCCACACCCCGTCCACCCGGACGCCGGGGATCGCGGCCAGCCCGGCGAGCAGCCGTTCCACCCGCGCCGCGCCCGGCCAGACCACCGTGAAGTCGTCGACCGCCCGTCCGCCGAGCCGCTCCAGGACCACCACCTGGACGATGTCCGCACCGGAGACACCGAGTGTCCGGGCCACCTGGCCGAGCGTGCCCGGTCGGTCGGGCAGGGTCACCCGAACTCTCAGCAGCATGTCTGATCCCCTCCGCTCGGCGGGCCGGCGCGATGACCGGCAGGCTGGACCAGCCTGCCGGTCGGCCGTTTCGTCCCCGTTGCCGCGGCATGTCCCGCCGGGAAAATCCGACCTTGACAACAAAGCTGAGCTGCCGTCGACTATCCGGATGACCGATCCGGCCGTCGACGCCGCCCGGCCCCCGACCGGTCCGGCCCCGCGCGGGCTCGACCTGGACCGGCTCGCCGCCCACCTGGCCGCCCACCGGCCCGACCTGGCCGGGCGGCTGTCCGCGCGGCTGATCGCCGGCGGCAAGTCCAACCTGACCTACCTGCTGCGCGCCGGTGACCGCGAGGTGGTGCTGCGCCGGCCCCCGCTCGGGCACGTGCTGGCCACCGCGCACGACATGGCGCGCGAGCACCGGGTGATCTCGGCGCTGGCCCCGACCGGCGTGCCGGTCCCGGAGGCGCTGCTGCTCTGCACCGACGAGAGCGTCATCGGCGCGCCGTTCTACCTGATGGCCCACGTCGACGGCGACGTCTACCGGCGGCGTGAGCAGACCGACGCGCTGACCGCCGGCCAGCGGCGTGACCTCGCCATGGCGATGATGGACACGCTCGCCACGCTGCACCGGGTGGAGCCGGCCGAGGTGGGGCTGGCCGACTTCGGCCGCCCCGACGGCTACCTGGCCCGGCAGGTCCGGCGCTGGGCCGGCCAGCTCGACCGCTCCCGCAGCCGCCCGCTGCCCGGCATCGACGAGCTGCGCGACGCGCTGGCCGGCAGCGTGCCGGAGGGCGCGAACGCCGGCCGGATCGTGCACGGTGACTACCGGCTGGACAACCTGCTCGCCACCGTCGACCCGGCGACGGTGCGGGCGGTGCTCGACTGGGAGATGGCCACGCTGGGCGATCCACTCGCCGACCTCGGCCTGCTGCTGACCTACTGGGACGTGCTGGGCGACAGCGACCACGCCGAGGGCAACCCGGTGGCCGACGGGATCGGTCCCCGGGCCGGCTTCCCCACCGGCGCCGAGCTGATCGACCGCTACGCCGGCCGCAGCGACGTCGACGTCGGGCCGCTGCACTGGCACGTGGCGCTCGGTTGTTTCAAGCTGGCGGTGATCTGCGAGGGCATCCACTACCGCCACACCCTCGGGCAGACGCTGGGCGAGGGCTTCGACCGGATCGGTGAGATGGTGGCGCCACTGGTCGCGCACGGTCTGCACACGGTGAGGGAGAAGTGATGGAGTTCGCGTACGACGACCGCACGGTCGAGCTGCGGCAACGGCTGGAGGCGTTCCTCACCGAGTGCGTCCTCCCGGCCGAGCCGGTGCACCACGAGCAGGTGACCGCCGCCGGCGACCCGTGGGCCCGGCCGCCGGTGATGGACGAGTTGAAGGCCGAGGCCCGGGCCCGGGGGCTGTGGAACCTGTTCCTGCCGGACGCGCGCTACGGCGCCGGCCTGACCAACCTCCAGTACGCGCCGCTGGCCGAGCTGACCGGGCGCAGTCCGCACCTGGCCCCGGAGGCGCTCAACTGCGCCGCGCCGGACACCGGCAACATGGAGCTGCTGGCCGAGTTCGGCTCCGACGCGCAACGGGAGCGCTGGCTCGCGCCGCTGCTGGACGGCACGATCCGTTCCGCGTTCTGCATGACCGAGCCGGAGGTCGCCTCCTCCGACGCGACGAACATCGCCACCCGGATCACCCGCGACGGCGACCACTACGTGGTCGACGGCCGCAAGTGGTGGTCGTCCGGGGCGATGGACCCGCGCTGCGAGATCTTCATCGTGATGGGCAAGACCGACCCGGACGCCGACCGGCACCGCCAGCAGAGCATGATCCTGGTCCCCCGGGACACGCCGGGCGTGACGGTACGCCGGGGGATGACCGTCTTCGG is a window from the Micromonospora sp. DSM 45708 genome containing:
- a CDS encoding helix-turn-helix transcriptional regulator, whose product is MNDALRAALRQTGQTIESLASQVGVDPKTVGRWLTEDRIPHPAHRATAADALGRAVSDIWPDTSRRREPVWFRPWQEIEREAQSLRWYESLVLPGLLQTEAYARAVLGGAGLIPRADVERHLAARLARQGILRRDDPPLFTAVVDEAVLRRPVGGRATMREQLLVLAEACAEPHIRVHVVPSSVGAYAGLNGPFVLATCPDHRIAGYLDNQLQGQVVSAPDEVAAILAAWEAVRGEALSHWQSVDLITEVAETWT
- a CDS encoding DUF397 domain-containing protein, which gives rise to MDMTGAHWRKSSRSSGNGGACVEVADNLPGVVGVRDSKDPAGPALVFAPESWQVFVAQVAERG
- a CDS encoding GNAT family N-acetyltransferase, with the translated sequence MALWRIRATVDDRPGYLSVLTASLALRGVNILTVQVHTTEVGAVDDFLVDAPEQVTEADLRAAVERGRGRDCWVARSEARGLADEPTRVLGLAGRLLRDPEGAGAALRTLLGADVVTWRPTSTAAPGGVGGTTMLLVDPAGGAYEMRRREPSFTPAEYARAQALVELAATLDRRDSHRVTLVLPDGGEVSVRPATADDVPAVRELHAACSERSRQRRYLSGAAHPSPARLRRLLEPARGVTLLATAGSGGAAEPVVAMANLLGEGDEAEAALLVRDDWQRRGLGSALLRRLLGHAGRAGCAAVLLHVQAENTPMLRTLRRLDRPATLERDGCVLTATVPLAPVPASPAGRGAGPALPTQVGCGTATALPAQAGHGLPSQRSGPI
- a CDS encoding ACT domain-containing protein yields the protein MLLRVRVTLPDRPGTLGQVARTLGVSGADIVQVVVLERLGGRAVDDFTVVWPGAARVERLLAGLAAIPGVRVDGVWRAIGTPTTTGQDAELLAQVAANPTDGVATLVDAVPGLLAADWAVAAVVPLDWASRPGGAGTATVGHASWRTPTPPRLPEVTPLRARALTSPEGHHYAVAPFGRAGLVLVVSRDHGEPLSAAAFHATEVDRLAQLVRASAVILGDRLDLVGAPPVTTIT
- a CDS encoding phosphotransferase family protein, which encodes MTDPAVDAARPPTGPAPRGLDLDRLAAHLAAHRPDLAGRLSARLIAGGKSNLTYLLRAGDREVVLRRPPLGHVLATAHDMAREHRVISALAPTGVPVPEALLLCTDESVIGAPFYLMAHVDGDVYRRREQTDALTAGQRRDLAMAMMDTLATLHRVEPAEVGLADFGRPDGYLARQVRRWAGQLDRSRSRPLPGIDELRDALAGSVPEGANAGRIVHGDYRLDNLLATVDPATVRAVLDWEMATLGDPLADLGLLLTYWDVLGDSDHAEGNPVADGIGPRAGFPTGAELIDRYAGRSDVDVGPLHWHVALGCFKLAVICEGIHYRHTLGQTLGEGFDRIGEMVAPLVAHGLHTVREK
- a CDS encoding acyl-CoA dehydrogenase family protein, which translates into the protein MEFAYDDRTVELRQRLEAFLTECVLPAEPVHHEQVTAAGDPWARPPVMDELKAEARARGLWNLFLPDARYGAGLTNLQYAPLAELTGRSPHLAPEALNCAAPDTGNMELLAEFGSDAQRERWLAPLLDGTIRSAFCMTEPEVASSDATNIATRITRDGDHYVVDGRKWWSSGAMDPRCEIFIVMGKTDPDADRHRQQSMILVPRDTPGVTVRRGMTVFGYSDAPHGGHAEIDFVDVRVPVENLVGAEGSGFAIAQARLGPGRIHHCMRLVGMAERALELLCRRALDRVAFGRPLAEQGVVREWIAESRVRIEQARLLVLKTAWLMDTVGNKGAHTEIQAIKIATPAMAEWVIDKAIQAYGGAGVSQDTPLAALWAQARTLRLADGPDEVHRASLARRELRRWS